The genomic segment ACATGAGCAatataagtgaaagcatgctatggtacttatagtatttttcaaaattttgttattttcttaaatcaaaccaaagtgttatgctaagttcggtcatgcgaatagatgttataatagaatgcaattattataatatcaaaaatgaaatCCTTTACACCATGAGCagtcactgcttggatgtaattgtttattaaaaggaaaaaagttgctcatgcagcaataaaagtaaattgtctttacatcacgaaccATAGGTCACGTATCtcaaaataaaagttaaaaacaAAACAGATAAAAGTTACGAAGCAGCCGGAGGATCCTGCTGAGGCTCTTGTAGTTGTTGGTCGACAGTAACTCCCCCATCTTCCCGGGCACCCTCAATGCCTGTTGCTAGAGAGATCTTGGGAGACTCTTGAGTCTTCTCTTCTTCTAAGCGAGCAGCACACCTCGCCAGCTCCGCCTCCCTTATATGATCTGGAAGATAAGAAAAATTAGCTTTGGGATTACATTTCCAGAACATATAGAAACACTCAAACGCTGCCCCTCAGTTTTCGAGGTTGCGGGCGTTCGCCTCTTCCAGGGTAGCAGTCTCCTTGCGGCTTATCTCCAGCTCTgcttgaagcttgtgggcttcccgATAGTTAAGAAGTGAGACCTCTTTGTATTGCTCCTTGGAAGCAGTAATCTTGGCAATTGATGcatccttcttcttcagctcCTCTTCGAGGGAGGTGAGTTTGGCCTCAACCGTTTGAAATGCCTCGGAGTGCTTCGCCTCAACCTCCTTGAGCACCTCGGTATGCTTTCTTCAACTTCCTTGAGCTTCTCAGCATGTTTGGCTTCGGTCATTTTAAGCTGCTCAGCATGTTGGGCCTTAGCTATGCCAAGTTGGTCGCTAAACTTTTTCTCAAATTGAGCAGCCAGTGTCCTCGAACTTCGCCAGCCAGAGCTCATGGTGAGAACTCCCTTCGATCAGGAAAAGAAAAAGTTGTTAGTAGGTATAAATTGACGAAGAAAATTAATAAAGTATGGACAAAACTACGACTTACACTAAGCACTTCGTTCTGTGCGTGGTTGAAGACCTGATCGACCGCCATGGAACCAGTCTCTTGGATTGCCTCTCGGCTGCAGTGGTGCTTTATTATTTTGGTCAGCCTGTCTTTGGCTGAATTGAGCACCACGCTCGTGAGATCTTCTCTCGAGGCTTCTTCTCGGCGACCAGCAGGCGTCTGGTCGGTGGAAGCTGGAGGAGTGAGGTCAGCAAGAACCGCAGGAGGAGTCTGTTCGACTGGAGCTGGGGGATCTTGATTCACAGGAGTTGGCAGAGTTATCTCTTTGGCAGgagttggtggaggagttgtctctTTTGTGGGAGGTGGTGCGAGAGGATCCTTTGTTTGAGCCTTCTTCGAGGAAGGGTTGCTGATGCCCTCCCCAAGCTGGTGCTTGCTATACTTTTTCTTCCTCGCCGATTTGGCATACAAGTCAAAAGCTCTGTCAACAGGCATGTCTGCAAGGAAGAAATCACACGAACAGTCAGGCAATACAATAAAAGGAGCTTGCGAAGTTAAGGAAACATGGGCaaagaaattaaaagtataatacccgagctataattactggtcgctacactatttactttactagtgctgcactcactctctggcctgaagaagtcTAAATTTAAAGAAAgggtgtatttaaagttgtcgtccccatcaaataagtgacagggaataggcagactatctaaaTGTGAAAATtcagtaccattctcatctgaTGAGTCAAGAATAGGCTTGGGGTGTTTAGAaaccttcttcttgcccttcctTAAAGGGGTCGGAGCAACAGTAGGTCACGGGGCGTCGGAAGGCTCGTTAATGGTCACTCTCGTTGCCCTCCTcgtcgggggttgtgacacatcttgttgttgtTCGGGGACTTCttcaccagtggcactccccgctgtggattccctcacgtcctggtgaggttCCAAAAGGCTGACCAGCCTCAgcttggcctctgtgaccagctctttgacgcttttttctacgtcgGTCATGCTAGCCAAAAGTGTCGctcgtatctccatctctggagtaggagtTGGTAGTAGCCATGGACCTAAACGGCATAAAATTTCTAATAAACGCGTGGGAAAGCTAAAGGAAGTTGAGCGACCAATGAATAAAaaatttacctccttcagtgaaggtcaggttgttggcaaccatgtctgtggttaaaaagtactcctggaagtactttcctacatttgATTTGTAGGTGGTCTCACTCAGGAAGACACAAGTcgattcctggtggcagaaatgaaaaaacctcgtgttattttggttggggttagatttgagaccGAACAAgtaattgatctcatgtggcgtggGAACAGACCACTTTTTATGGCTGTAGAGGATATAGAGGGCGGAAAGCgttctatacccatttggagttatttgaaagggagcgaccccgaaataattgGGCACTCCCTGgtaaaaaggatggagaggcaatattgctcctgcctcgatgtggtatccTAACCAGGCGccgccaggcaggtttgcccgctggtcgatgGTGGGTTTGAATAAAGTTACCCCATGAAGTCCATACTTCCTGAGGtaattggttagcatcctagTAGTAATGTTGCTAGTACGTGCAACGTACCACTCGATGTTTGGTCGAAGGACGTCCCGGGGTTGGGCTCGTGTTTGGATTCCTAGCTCAAGGGTGTTTTTAGCTCGATCGCTGGTCGAAGGAACTTCAGCcagaggagcaggctgatttacaGGAGGTttggttggtttctttttctgggcgatggattttactctacccatgtttgATGGACTGGTCGAAGGTCTGTTGGATGGAGTATGGGAAAAAGGAATCTCTGGAATAAGCAACAACGGTTGTTCTTTGTTCTCGAGCAACTGAGTGAGTAGGTTGTcatcaattggcctctcacctccccacggatcgtgcatgaaaatctgcgaacagagaaggggagatgagaatctacggcccaaAAGACCAAGAGGTGTAAAGAtttggaataatgttgctcgtgtataaaagttaagcttttatacgatcagcagcattctagcaaaaacactaaattaCATACGAACAATTTGGAAAACAAATCAAAAAGCataagtaaaaagttttttcaggaGAAACTTTTTCGACtttgaaggggcgggaaaaacctagtttttctacaagcttaaaaatcgaatgtttacttcgattttatgccctaaatttattctcctaactaccaaactgatcCTTAACCCCTGCAAAGTATTATTTCAAGCTCAAATCTACGTGCCCTCTTTACCCCGAACAATTTTTTCAAGAACAGGCGAAAaacattcaagaactcagaaactCAGAATCTAAAATGAAGATAAAAcagatattgcatggcatctcaacaaCTGAAAAGTTCAAGAAACTTACTTCTATAGAGGATGGAGTAAATTTTTGAGACGCTAAGTTGATTTGGCTGGGCAAGAACTTCGTGAATTGTCAAAGATCCTCTGAGCTTCTGAAGATATTACACCTTGTTCTTCGGTGTTCTTGAGAATAAAGGTAAAatgtaaaaagtgaaaaatgacTTTGAGGGATTATTTATAATAGTCGAGGAACAGCAACCGAGGTAATAATGAGgggtaactttccaaggcatGGGTAAGTGCAATAGCTGTCAgacaacttttgggaaactgaaaagacatgattagttgcctttttcgaaaaggcatggacggctctgac from the Humulus lupulus chromosome X, drHumLupu1.1, whole genome shotgun sequence genome contains:
- the LOC133806840 gene encoding uncharacterized protein LOC133806840 gives rise to the protein MPVDRAFDLYAKSARKKKYSKHQLGEGISNPSSKKAQTKDPLAPPPTKETTPPPTPAKEITLPTPVNQDPPAPVEQTPPAVLADLTPPASTDQTPAGRREEASREDLTSVVLNSAKDRLTKIIKHHCSREAIQETGSMAVDQVFNHAQNEVLSGVLTMSSGWRSSRTLAAQFEKKFSDQLGIAKAQHAEQLKMTEAKHAEKLKEVEESIPREAELARCAARLEEEKTQESPKISLATGIEGAREDGGVTVDQQLQEPQQDPPAAS